Within the Silurus meridionalis isolate SWU-2019-XX chromosome 2, ASM1480568v1, whole genome shotgun sequence genome, the region tattattattattattattattattattattattattattgctattgttcttacatttatttaaaatgccaaGAGCCATGAATTAGTAGCTTGTTGACACACCTCACTGTATACCTTACACCAGCTTAACACATAAAAATGCCAATAATTCTCCATTCATCAAAACTGCAATCAATGTTAAGATAAGATTTACTTTTATTCGTCCcccagtggggaaatttcttaaaATTTCCccaatgttaatgttaatgttgcTTAATGTTGCTTAATGCTTAATGTTGCATGCATGACCGCCACCCTGTAGACATTCACGTCTAGAGTAGGTTCCATTTTAGTttgagttattaaaaaaaaacaacccaaatttaaaatcttttgtaGCCAAAATGTTTACTGTTGTGATAGTTTAAcatgttattataatttttttaccatCACCCCACGTTAAACATGATATAAATTCTGTGATAACCAAGCTTCTGCCCCTGTAAGGTTGCGGATATATTATTATCTATAAAACTacattgtttataaatgtattccTGAGGCTATTTAGATGAAGAATACTTTTACAAGGAAATTACACTTTAGTATCCAGATGTAATGTGTGTGACGATAAAGCGTTAATAAACTTAAAACAATTCATCCATTCATGCATGCATCTTTAGGTAGTGTGCTTTATCTTGGTCAGGGTCTCAAAGGAGACCATTCAATAAACATTGGACTAAGGATCTGAATCAACATGGATAAATTGCCAGTCCATTACAGGGCACTCTTTTATACTTAGAGAAACCAATTCACCTAccggcattttttttttttttggcagtcACTGGAAAGAGGAGACCTGTGactcttttgtttttaaacacacacagacacagggaGAATATGTAAGCCAGCGACATTACCCCATTTCCTAGcatttaatatactgtagtttcAACTAAAGTGGAATTGATTGCATCTTTAATCTGTATGATTAAAGcttttagaaataataattataataaattatagtttaTTAAGTTAAATACTTCTCTTTTTCTTGACTGTCTAGGCACTGACCAAGAATGGCATTAACAGTGGCGAGTGACTTGACTGTCAGTGTAGCCTCAGATCAGAATGTTAATAAATTAACAGACAAACAGGAGGCACTGAAGAAGAGCATAAAGAAAGGAGACCTCAAATCAATAGGGGTAAGACTACTGTCCAATGatgttcagtttttttctgttatacATAAGATGCTGACAGGTTTAACTCATGAAATACAGTCcatgaaaagaaatataaatgacTCATGATCTCTCTAAGTGTTCTCATTATAAGTTCTACTTAATATCCCACTTTACTTGATCAAACAACCCCACTTCTAGATTTCCCAGGTCATGCTTGGATTTCTGATCATCTCTTATTCAGTGCCACTGCTCTCTGCCAAAATAACAGAGGTTGTTACGTTTGGCGTGCCGTGGTGGAGCGGCATATCTGTGAGatattgtttttattcctaCCTCAACATTATCACATGCTGTCAGAATGGAAACAGATCTGCATCACAGAAGTTTTGTTGTCAGTAGGTAAAGATTGGTGTACATTAAAATCAATGTCATTAATTGTTTCTTTTCAGTTTCTCATTGCTGGTGCTATTGCTCTTGTAATGGATAAACATGACAGCATTTATTCGGTAAGTTTCAGTTGGTGTAAGATGTATTTTGCTATTcataattgtaaattgtataaatacaaatatatttaataacattttattatatattatatttataaatttgacATTctacttttataaaaacaaaattagtttttaataGTAACAGTTATTATGCAGGGGCTTGTATGGCATATGATCTGCATTTATCTTGTTTAATTAGAGACGAAAGGATAGGGACCTTCATGCTTTTGCAAGAAACTATTTTCActgttttaagtttaaaaaaggagaaaaaaacaggatgagATTGGTGAGGGAAAAACTGTTTCGAGCAAGTTATAACAGGAAATTGCCCATTTCATGGCTGTTCCAAAAGATTAACTGTAAAGAAATAAAGGTGTATGAAATTGTGGTATAAGAGGTGTAAATCACACTGGGACATGCTTTGCATTGGAACATATCACACCAAATATTTGTTCGTTAATTTTCACATACCATGCTCCATtgtgttttataattatttatccaAAGCAATGTTAAAACGAGGCAACAGTGTGCTGTTGAAGGAGCAAAGActgctaaatgtaaaatgtccaacaacaaacaaaaagtgaAAGTTGCAAGAGACTTCAtaaatttttcattaaaaaggagaaaataaatagtgatgTTCAAGAAGGAAATTTTATTGCATTGAATTTCTTatgatatttgtttgtttaccaCCTCTAGGTTTTTGCATGCATGGCATTCACAGCGTTGGCTGCAGTCATCTCAGTCATTGCCATAATTCTTTACAGTGTTGATATAATAAGGAACCCACAAAGTACTTGCAAGTTTAACCCATCAACTACCTGTGATGATTTATATTACTCCACGGTATGACAAAGACTTTTGTGCTACTCTGATTCCATACATCTCAGTTTTCTATATCGTAATGCATGTTAAACTGacttttcccccttttttttttcttagagaGTCAGCTTAGAAGTGAAGTCAATTCTCCTATTCCTCAGCATGGTGCAGGCTGTCATCTCCTCTGCTTTCGCATGTATTCTgtacaaagaaaagaacagtTCTTACAACTACCTGGTAAGAGAAATACATGAAAATGTTTAGTTTAACTCCTGCCCTGTTTAATTTTCATCATAAAGGGTTAAACCAGTATTGCTGCACAGTTGGTACAAGTTGTTCCAAGGTGCATTCACTGGTCAATCTATAACCTACAACCTACTGATTGTTCCAAAGTATGTCCTCTGCTCAAAAACATCTAAATAATTCACTTTTTGAGTTATAAGACTAAAAACTTTAGCAGAACCAAAGCAAAAAGTGTGCAaactttgtgatttttttttgctagattTGGCTGCTTTTAggcaatttttatatataaaaaaaaattcctcgtAACCACATTAAACAAGTTTTAAGAAGAAGCTATTATGCACTGGTTACAACTCTAGCTCACATCACAGTTGCTTTAACCACCTTTAACAAACATCTGGAAAAATGAAAGTCACGTTGGCAAATGTGGTCTAAATCTGAGGCATAAAcaaaggtttcttcatcatcagTTTCCTTTGATTGCATTGTTATTTGACTGCATGGCTGTTTTAGTGGTTTCCAGCTGTTCCCTGCAGAGTACTACAGTCACTAGAAAGTTTATTACAGCTCCATGTGTAATTCATTTATCACACCCATGGTTTAACCAGATAAAACCAGATTTGTGCAAACTGATATATATAGCCCTTTATTGATGCACTGTCTAAagctgtctttctttctccttttttctcaaGTTTATGAAATAAGGATGTCCTGTgaacgaaaaaaaaagatggctcTGGATTCCAAACAACCAGTCACCACAcacctttattttttacatattcctATAATACACAGGCTCATTTATTTTAGatctattgtattgtataatgGACAGTATTATTTTGATGCATTGGAAATGTAACATCTTATACAGTAAGCTACAGtcagtaaatattttgtattaagagTTGCATTCAAACTGTGTTCTAGAAGAGTACATTTCAGCTGCATGCAGAGTTCTGGTCtgtttagctttttttcttGAATGTACAGTTCAAGCTTTGTTGTGTCCACTCTTGCAGCTGGTGGCCTTTAACCTTCCAAAATTCTTCTTTAAGTCCCCGATGAATTTCTCTCTCATAGCAACAGAAATACTCACTGTAACAGGAAACCGAGCACAATGTCTGTACAGTTCGccaaatcaagaaaaaaaaaatgcgtaCATTCAGATATTGGCTAACACTTGTTAGCACACCTGTTTTGAGTTGTTTGTCTTTcctaaaatgtattgatttgtCTTTGTATGGGAATTTCAGAAAGGAAAATGTCATAGGGAGTTTCATATAATGCATTTACAATgtaatatgttgtctatatattacaaataaaaaagtctaTAATTATATAGGCATGTGTTTTTCATAATTCATCCTGTCTGTTCATCCACAAAATCTGGGCAAATCAGTTCTATTAATCAGATTCAGTAGTTTTGGGATTGATTAAACTTTTGTTTGAGATTATGTGGATTTTGTAATTTGGTGGTCAAACATGATAGAAATTGATTAATTTATCTGATCAGATTCAGGGCAGTGGGTGGGTTTCCTGGTTTTTAGTTCATTTAGTAAAACAGGTTGTCAACACTGTGTTCTGTAAAAATTGGTGAATTTTGTTTTAGTTACATAATGATAATTAAcagcactttatttttaattatactgCAATTatgttctatttaaaaaaaaacgataatCCCCCGCTTTATCGCGGTTCAAATCTCGcgtggaattgcatttgtataatttgtttctctgattttcccggtctctcatagattataatatatttttattattatataattataattattaattataaaatgaagtaaaatgttaatacagtacagtactgtatatgtaaaataGCGTTTTGGGGGTTgtgtccgtttatcgcggtttttTATTAATCGctggcggttttggaacgtaaccactgcGATAAACAGAGGATTACTGTATTCCTCTGTTTTGTTATGTATCATAACAAAACAGAATGATCCATTGTTATGGATCATTTATCATAAGCATTTCACCGCATGTCTATGTATGGTTATGTACatgacaaattaaattttaattagcAAGAATACTGTCTATATGCAaaccaaaaaaggaaaaagaaaaagcagaactTTGCCCTTCATAAGCACATTGACGTGTATTAAGTTTGCTTACAGCTTACCCAAGCGATGAGCCTTGTGAAACCCTGGAAGATTCATCTTCCGCTCTGGATTGATGATGAGACTGTAAGGTTGCTACACTTAATCTTAGCTGAATTGAACAGCATTTTCAAAGCAAGAGCAAACATggaattgggggaaaaaaataccaaGAAACAAAGGTTTCAGTTCAGtcaaaaaatccagaaatgcaaaaatcataaaaaaaaggaacagggCTACTTAAATACACATGGGGAAAGGAGACAGAGGTGGTGTAATGACAAAGTTAACAGACATAGGGAAGATAATACACAAGGATGTCAACAGAGAACAAGTGGGGCCTCTAGTGACCAAAACATAACATGATATGACCTGAATCCTGACTTGTAATGTATTGACTCATTCTTATATGAGAGGTCTAACCAAAACACAGCCAAATCTCCTATCTGTCTAGTAGCTCTGACTTGTTTTCACCATGCATAGAACCTATGTACAGTTAATCCCATGTCAAATCCTGGGGGTGGTTTGCTTAAAAGGGCCatcagaaaaaatataaacatttcttaggtaacttttatttgttacatatatTGTAATTACCAAAACATTCTTTTTTGCACTGTTATATACACATTTGAGTTACATTTACACAGCTGTCAACACTGAAATTAAAAcgaatataataatattaatattaataataatataactttTATTCAAGCTGGAGTGAAAATAATTACTGAGATGTCATGGCAATGTTCATTACACTAAATACATCATAATATCCAGCAGCAATCTGCTACATTAGTCAAACAAACACTAAAGCATATTAAACATCTTTGCCAGAACTGGCTCTACATTATGTTCTGGGAAAAACTCAGATTTTGAAAATTTTACTGGATTTTCTTTCAAGGATGCACAGTCTGTGATTAATAATattgaataattattaatatagaaAAACAGTAAATTTAATCAAAAGCACCAAGAGGTATATTTGTtatgataaacatttttttattttctttcaaaatgaGATTCAACTTCCAAGTCCAACATTCCAACAGCTGGTGTCCAAAACATGAATCACTTTATTAATCAAATGAAcagcttctcttctcttttttatttatatatatatatatatatatatatatatatatatatatatatatatacacacacacacacacacacacagtattataaaaaatattaatttatatttagttatttttcaaCTATTTAAAAGTGTGTTCAAAATTACCTCTCTAGTGATATAAGATGTCTGGATAGCGACAATAATGCAGCTAATGTGTCTGCTAATTTGCTCGTGTCCACCTGAGGTGCTTTCAGGgctccacctgccacgcctccctcggTAGCTGTCATGCTGCCCTCGCTCTGCTGCTGAAGGCTTTGATTCCCGACAGCTATGACTCCTTAAGGACACAgctatataaactcacgttctcaagtcacaggctgtcggttcttgaatgtcatgctggtgatccAGTGGATCCACGACATCCAGCTGGTCCTGTCTCCTGTCTTCTTTCGCCGAGGATTACTTGTTGGTGTTGGAGATTACTGCAAGCTCCGCCGAGGACG harbors:
- the tmem176 gene encoding transmembrane protein 176, giving the protein MALTVASDLTVSVASDQNVNKLTDKQEALKKSIKKGDLKSIGISQVMLGFLIISYSVPLLSAKITEVVTFGVPWWSGISFLIAGAIALVMDKHDSIYSVFACMAFTALAAVISVIAIILYSVDIIRNPQSTCKFNPSTTCDDLYYSTRVSLEVKSILLFLSMVQAVISSAFACILYKEKNSSYNYLFMK